In one Curtobacterium citreum genomic region, the following are encoded:
- a CDS encoding MarR family winged helix-turn-helix transcriptional regulator, which translates to MPLTVVRREHTHLYAREPRSRAAKVAVDALLRLQHAEEQQLEQARTESGLTKNEFLAVRYLLQAHRDGRSMGPKDLAVMLSVSNASVTKIVDGLVAKGDLVRAPHPTDRRAQVLEPTVQAAAKIDSSYARFHEAVVEVMDHLSSEDNAVLTRCLDQITDALVGGRPTPVDEYTVDPA; encoded by the coding sequence ATGCCGCTGACCGTCGTCCGCCGAGAGCACACGCACCTCTACGCCCGAGAGCCCCGTTCGCGTGCGGCCAAGGTCGCCGTGGACGCCCTCCTCCGGCTCCAGCACGCCGAGGAGCAGCAGCTCGAGCAGGCGCGGACCGAGAGCGGCCTGACGAAGAACGAGTTCCTGGCCGTCCGCTACCTGCTCCAGGCGCACCGCGACGGACGGTCGATGGGACCGAAGGACCTCGCGGTCATGCTCAGCGTCTCGAACGCGTCGGTCACGAAGATCGTCGACGGACTCGTCGCGAAGGGCGACCTGGTCCGTGCGCCGCACCCCACGGACCGCCGGGCGCAGGTGCTCGAGCCGACGGTGCAGGCCGCCGCGAAGATCGACTCGTCGTACGCGCGGTTCCACGAGGCCGTGGTCGAGGTGATGGACCACCTGTCGAGCGAGGACAACGCCGTGCTCACCCGGTGCCTCGACCAGATCACCGACGCCCTGGTCGGCGGGCGGCCGACACCGGTCGACGAGTACACGGTCGACCCCGCCTGA